In one Komagataeibacter sp. FNDCR2 genomic region, the following are encoded:
- the xdhB gene encoding xanthine dehydrogenase molybdopterin binding subunit, producing MADGNSFASATATAGNGIVAGGASRSLRHESAAMHVQGSASYIDDLPEPRGTLHLVPGLSARAHARVLSMDLEAVRRAEGVVGVYTAADIPGENQISPVGKGDEPLLASDLVSFYGQPLFVVAATTRGAARRAARLARVEYEDRPAILDVAQARAAGSPMVWRPMEMKRGDAVGGLEHAPRRLSGRITVGGQEHFYLEGQVAFARPGEEGEVHVISSTQHPTETQHMIAHVLDRPANLVTTEIRRMGGGFGGKETQANTCACLAALVADLTGRPAKMRLDRDDDMTMTGKRHDFVIDYDVGFTDEGRIVAVDMVLAARCGWSADLSGPVIDRALFHADNAYFYPDVRLRSEPLRTNTQSNTAYRGFGGPQGVVAAERVIEEIAFATGLDPLEVRLRNVYGTHDRNVTPYNMVVEDSISAELVPQLARRCDYARRRDAARAFNATSPYLRRGIALTPVKFGISFTATHYNQAGALVHVYTDGSVQVNHGGTEMGQGLHTKMVQVAMREFGLGTDQVRITATTTGKVPNTSATAASSGADLNGMAVLDAVRRIKRRLVAFAAAHWNVGEDAVRFLPDGVHLGEKVIPFSHLTRQAYFARVSMSANGFYKTPKISWNGETGQGRPFYYFAYGAACSEVVIDLLTGETKIDRVDILHDAGESLNPALDIGQVEGGFVQGAGWLTCEELVWDKAGRLRTHAPSTYKIPACSDRPRIFNVNLLENAPNREQTIFRSKAVGEPPFVHGVSVFMAISDALASLDDYRTCPRLDAPATPEMILRTVERMRHGNAPSST from the coding sequence ATGGCTGATGGAAACAGTTTCGCGTCCGCCACCGCCACGGCGGGGAACGGGATCGTCGCGGGCGGGGCCTCACGCAGCCTGCGCCATGAAAGTGCCGCCATGCACGTGCAGGGCAGCGCCAGCTATATTGATGACCTGCCCGAGCCGCGCGGCACGCTGCATCTGGTGCCGGGGCTGAGTGCGCGTGCCCATGCCCGCGTCCTGTCCATGGATCTGGAGGCGGTCAGGCGGGCCGAGGGCGTGGTCGGCGTCTATACGGCCGCCGATATTCCCGGTGAGAACCAGATCAGCCCGGTGGGCAAGGGCGATGAGCCGCTGCTGGCGTCCGATCTGGTCTCATTTTACGGCCAGCCGCTGTTTGTCGTCGCCGCCACCACGCGGGGCGCGGCGCGCCGGGCCGCGCGCCTGGCCCGGGTAGAGTACGAGGACCGGCCCGCCATACTGGACGTGGCGCAGGCGCGCGCGGCGGGCAGCCCCATGGTGTGGCGCCCGATGGAAATGAAGCGCGGCGATGCGGTGGGCGGCCTGGAACACGCCCCGCGCAGGCTTTCGGGCCGGATTACGGTTGGTGGGCAGGAGCATTTCTACCTTGAGGGGCAGGTCGCCTTCGCCCGACCGGGTGAGGAGGGGGAGGTGCATGTCATTTCCTCCACCCAGCACCCGACCGAGACCCAGCACATGATCGCGCATGTGCTGGACCGCCCGGCCAACCTCGTCACCACCGAGATCCGGCGCATGGGCGGCGGCTTTGGCGGCAAGGAAACGCAGGCCAATACCTGCGCCTGCCTTGCGGCGCTGGTGGCCGACCTGACCGGACGGCCCGCCAAGATGCGCCTTGACCGTGACGACGACATGACCATGACCGGCAAGCGGCATGATTTCGTGATCGATTACGATGTCGGCTTTACCGATGAAGGCCGGATCGTGGCGGTGGACATGGTGCTGGCCGCGCGCTGCGGCTGGTCGGCCGATCTGTCCGGCCCGGTTATCGACCGGGCGCTGTTCCATGCCGACAACGCCTATTTCTACCCCGATGTGCGTCTGCGCTCCGAACCGCTGCGCACCAATACGCAGTCCAATACCGCCTATCGCGGTTTTGGCGGGCCGCAGGGGGTTGTCGCGGCCGAGCGCGTGATCGAGGAAATCGCCTTCGCCACCGGCCTCGACCCGCTGGAGGTGCGCCTGCGCAACGTGTACGGCACGCATGACCGCAACGTCACGCCCTACAACATGGTGGTCGAGGACTCGATCAGCGCCGAACTGGTGCCCCAGTTGGCCCGGCGTTGCGATTACGCCCGGCGGCGCGACGCGGCCCGCGCGTTCAACGCTACCAGCCCGTACCTGCGCCGGGGCATTGCGCTGACCCCGGTCAAATTCGGCATCTCGTTTACCGCCACCCATTACAATCAGGCCGGTGCGCTGGTTCATGTCTATACCGATGGCTCGGTGCAGGTGAACCATGGCGGCACCGAAATGGGGCAGGGGCTGCATACCAAGATGGTGCAGGTGGCCATGCGCGAATTCGGGCTGGGCACCGATCAGGTGCGCATTACCGCCACCACGACCGGCAAGGTGCCCAATACATCGGCCACCGCCGCCTCCTCCGGGGCGGATCTGAATGGCATGGCGGTGCTGGATGCGGTGCGCCGTATCAAGCGCAGGCTGGTCGCCTTCGCCGCCGCGCACTGGAACGTGGGGGAAGACGCGGTGCGCTTCCTGCCCGATGGGGTGCATCTGGGGGAGAAGGTCATCCCCTTTTCGCACCTGACGCGGCAGGCCTATTTCGCGCGTGTGTCCATGTCGGCCAACGGGTTTTACAAGACCCCGAAAATCTCATGGAACGGGGAGACGGGGCAGGGCCGGCCTTTTTACTACTTCGCCTATGGCGCCGCGTGTTCGGAGGTGGTGATCGATCTGCTGACGGGCGAGACGAAGATCGACCGTGTCGACATCCTGCACGATGCGGGTGAATCCCTTAACCCCGCGCTGGATATCGGCCAGGTCGAAGGGGGCTTCGTGCAGGGCGCGGGATGGCTGACATGCGAGGAACTGGTGTGGGACAAGGCGGGCCGCCTGCGCACGCACGCGCCCAGCACCTATAAAATCCCCGCCTGTTCGGACCGGCCGCGCATCTTCAACGTGAACCTGCTGGAAAACGCGCCCAACCGTGAACAGACCATCTTCCGCTCCAAGGCCGTGGGGGAACCGCCTTTCGTGCATGGGGTCTCGGTCTTCATGGCCATATCGGATGCGCTGGCCAGTCTTGATGACTACCGCACCTGCCCCCGGCTCGATGCGCCCGCCACGCCGGAGATGATCCTGCGCACGGTGGAGCGCATGCGCCACGGCAACGCGCCGTCTTCCACCTGA
- the xdhC gene encoding xanthine dehydrogenase accessory protein XdhC, whose protein sequence is MSMTLRADLARWRHEGQPIARIAVSAARGSTPREAGTFMLVTPTGLSGTIGGGELEWNGIHRARELLAGGGGPVDLRISLGGDSGQCCGGEIVLTLDLPDAAELDRIMAGLKRQRLAEPLLLLFGAGHVGRALAHVLAPLPLRLAWCDSRADEFGRVIPPGVTVHDDGNWEGLVASAPAGSGALVLTQSHALDSLIVASILERGDFGYVGLIGSRTKRRRFEAGFRQIGLPEERIATMICPIGDRGVRDKRPAVIAALVAAEIVTHFLHRGQADGDVEGDDRT, encoded by the coding sequence ATGAGCATGACATTGCGCGCGGATCTGGCGCGATGGCGGCACGAAGGCCAGCCCATCGCCCGGATCGCCGTATCCGCCGCGCGCGGCTCCACCCCGCGTGAGGCGGGCACGTTCATGCTGGTTACGCCCACTGGCCTGTCCGGCACGATCGGTGGGGGGGAACTGGAATGGAACGGCATTCACCGCGCCCGTGAACTGCTTGCCGGCGGCGGCGGGCCGGTTGATCTGCGCATCAGTCTGGGTGGTGATTCCGGGCAGTGCTGCGGTGGTGAGATCGTACTTACGCTGGACCTGCCCGACGCGGCGGAACTGGACCGGATCATGGCCGGGCTGAAACGCCAGCGGCTGGCGGAGCCGCTGCTGCTGCTGTTCGGCGCGGGGCATGTGGGCCGTGCGCTGGCGCATGTGCTCGCCCCCCTGCCGCTGCGGCTGGCGTGGTGCGATTCGCGGGCGGATGAATTCGGTCGCGTCATTCCCCCCGGCGTCACGGTGCATGATGATGGGAACTGGGAAGGGCTGGTGGCCAGCGCCCCGGCAGGATCGGGCGCGCTGGTCCTGACCCAGAGCCACGCACTTGACAGCCTGATTGTTGCGTCCATCCTCGAACGGGGTGATTTTGGTTATGTCGGGCTGATCGGCTCACGGACCAAGCGCCGCCGGTTCGAAGCGGGCTTCCGCCAGATCGGCCTGCCGGAAGAGCGTATCGCTACCATGATCTGCCCGATAGGGGACAGGGGAGTGCGCGACAAGCGTCCCGCCGTGATCGCGGCGCTGGTGGCGGCGGAAATTGTCACGCATTTCCTGCACCGG